In the Pseudolabrys taiwanensis genome, one interval contains:
- a CDS encoding YnfA family protein: protein MKSVLVYAGAALAEIAGCFAFWAWLRLEKSPWYLVPGVASLMLFAYLLTLVESEAAGRAYAAYGGIYIVASLAWLRVVEGVRPDRWDVIGVCVCLIGAAIILFGPRYATS, encoded by the coding sequence ATGAAGTCGGTGCTGGTTTATGCCGGCGCGGCGTTGGCGGAGATCGCCGGCTGCTTCGCCTTCTGGGCGTGGCTGCGGCTCGAGAAGTCGCCGTGGTATCTCGTGCCCGGCGTCGCCAGCCTGATGCTGTTCGCCTATCTCTTGACCCTGGTCGAAAGCGAGGCGGCCGGGCGTGCTTATGCCGCGTATGGCGGCATCTACATTGTCGCGTCGCTCGCTTGGCTTCGCGTCGTGGAAGGAGTAAGGCCGGACCGCTGGGATGTGATCGGCGTGTGCGTCTGTCTGATCGGCGCCGCCATCATTCTCTTCGGCCCCCGTTATGCGACCTCATGA
- a CDS encoding Bug family tripartite tricarboxylate transporter substrate binding protein encodes MRLRLAFAPWLAAALLSIATVAHADDYPNRPIRVITTSSAGGISDIFMRALGEELHKSLGQPLIVENRPGGAGNIGARACTEAPPDGYTICIINADNAAYNQYLFKNLPYDPENLKPIVNLFHLIQVLVVNSDLGVKSVDELVALSKKKPGTLNYLTASLPLVVYMESLKRDKGADWVRVPFKGGGEAVNAILSGTTPIGLIGLGNVSSQITAGKMTALVLTNNIRTPQLPNVPIFTDIGYNGPPSETWYGLFAPPGTPKEIIDKLNREITKVVANKEFQERHILVRGLVPAVGTPEKFAAEIKAVRAVAGQVVKDSGMEPQ; translated from the coding sequence ATGAGGCTTCGCCTTGCCTTCGCGCCGTGGCTTGCCGCGGCTTTGCTGTCGATCGCCACCGTCGCCCACGCCGACGATTATCCGAACCGCCCGATCCGCGTCATCACCACGTCGAGCGCGGGGGGCATCAGCGACATCTTCATGCGCGCGCTCGGCGAAGAGCTGCACAAGTCGCTCGGCCAGCCGCTTATCGTCGAGAACAGGCCGGGCGGCGCCGGCAATATCGGCGCGCGCGCCTGTACCGAAGCGCCGCCGGACGGCTACACGATCTGCATCATCAATGCCGACAACGCCGCCTATAACCAGTATCTGTTCAAGAACCTTCCCTACGATCCGGAGAACCTCAAGCCGATCGTCAACCTGTTTCACTTGATTCAGGTGCTGGTGGTGAACAGCGATCTCGGCGTGAAGAGCGTCGATGAGCTCGTGGCGCTGTCCAAGAAGAAGCCGGGCACGCTCAATTATCTCACCGCCTCGCTGCCGCTCGTCGTCTATATGGAGAGCTTGAAGCGCGACAAAGGCGCCGATTGGGTGCGCGTCCCGTTCAAAGGCGGCGGCGAAGCCGTCAATGCGATCCTCTCCGGCACGACGCCGATCGGTCTTATCGGGCTGGGCAACGTCAGTTCGCAAATCACCGCCGGCAAGATGACGGCGCTCGTGCTCACCAACAATATCCGCACGCCGCAATTGCCGAACGTGCCGATCTTCACCGATATCGGCTATAACGGCCCGCCGTCGGAAACCTGGTACGGGCTGTTCGCGCCTCCCGGCACGCCGAAGGAGATCATCGACAAGCTCAACCGCGAGATTACAAAGGTCGTCGCCAACAAGGAATTCCAGGAGCGGCACATTCTCGTGCGCGGCCTGGTGCCGGCGGTTGGCACGCCTGAGAAGTTCGCCGCGGAGATCAAGGCCGTGCGCGCGGTGGCGGGGCAGGTGGTCAAGGACTCGGGCATGGAGCCGCAGTGA
- a CDS encoding 2OG-Fe(II) oxygenase, with product MAKTLQQSDWSRVADDLAARGSAVIERLVSPQECRALAALYPDDAHFRSHVVMRRHGFGEGEYKYFAYPLPPLIAGLRTALYAKLAPIANDWNARMGIATRYPERHADFLTRCHDAGQRRPTPLLLQYQAGDYNCLHQDLYGELAFPLQATLLLSAPGEDFAGGEFVITEQRPRMQSRADVVPLAQGDVVIFAVHHRPVAGTRGTYRVNLRHGVSRLRAGQRHTLGIIFHDAK from the coding sequence ATGGCCAAGACCCTGCAACAATCCGACTGGTCCCGCGTCGCGGACGATCTTGCCGCGCGCGGCTCTGCCGTCATCGAACGCCTCGTCTCCCCTCAAGAATGCCGTGCGCTCGCCGCGCTCTATCCGGACGACGCGCATTTCCGCAGCCACGTCGTCATGCGCCGGCACGGTTTCGGCGAGGGCGAGTACAAGTATTTCGCTTATCCGCTGCCGCCGCTGATCGCGGGTTTGCGCACCGCGCTTTATGCCAAGCTCGCGCCCATCGCCAATGACTGGAACGCGCGCATGGGCATCGCCACGCGTTATCCCGAAAGGCACGCCGATTTCCTCACGCGCTGCCACGACGCCGGCCAGAGGCGGCCGACGCCGTTGCTGCTGCAATACCAGGCCGGCGACTACAACTGTCTGCATCAGGATCTCTACGGCGAGCTTGCGTTCCCACTACAGGCGACGCTGCTGCTGTCGGCGCCCGGCGAGGACTTCGCCGGCGGCGAATTCGTCATCACCGAGCAGCGCCCGCGCATGCAGTCGCGCGCCGACGTCGTGCCGCTGGCGCAAGGCGACGTGGTGATCTTCGCCGTGCATCACCGGCCGGTCGCGGGTACGCGCGGCACTTACCGCGTGAACCTCCGGCACGGCGTGAGCCGCCTGCGCGCGGGTCAGCGGCACACGCTCGGCATCATCTTTCACGATGCTAAATGA
- a CDS encoding HAD hydrolase-like protein, translating into MPFKLAIFDFDGTLADSFPWFASVINETADKFRFRRVMPDEVDSLRGKSSREMMRILGVSAWKLPFIGNYIRKRKAQDLHGIPLFAETPAALRRLSETGVGLAIVSSNSESNIRAMFGPETAALIAHYECGSSLHGKAKRFKAVLRKSGFTAREAIAIGDELRDIEAARAAGIPFGAVTWGYTHGAALKAAGPDFAFDTFAQMVETIVAPRR; encoded by the coding sequence ATGCCCTTCAAACTCGCCATCTTCGATTTCGACGGCACGCTGGCGGATTCCTTCCCGTGGTTCGCCAGCGTCATCAACGAGACCGCCGACAAATTCCGTTTCCGCCGCGTCATGCCGGACGAAGTCGACAGCCTGCGCGGCAAGTCTTCGCGCGAGATGATGCGGATCCTCGGCGTGTCGGCGTGGAAGCTGCCCTTCATCGGCAACTACATCCGTAAGCGCAAGGCGCAGGACCTGCACGGCATTCCACTGTTCGCCGAGACACCGGCGGCGCTGCGGCGGCTGAGTGAGACGGGCGTCGGTCTCGCCATCGTCAGCTCCAATTCCGAATCCAACATCCGCGCCATGTTCGGACCGGAGACCGCGGCGCTGATCGCACATTATGAATGCGGGTCGTCGCTGCACGGCAAGGCCAAGCGTTTCAAGGCGGTGCTGCGCAAAAGCGGCTTCACCGCGCGCGAGGCGATCGCGATCGGCGACGAACTGCGGGACATCGAGGCCGCGCGCGCCGCCGGTATCCCCTTCGGCGCCGTCACCTGGGGTTACACGCATGGCGCGGCCCTGAAGGCGGCGGGGCCCGACTTTGCCTTCGACACCTTCGCCCAGATGGTGGAAACGATCGTTGCGCCCAGGCGTTGA
- a CDS encoding cupin domain-containing protein — MTKPVRENYREDVAGRANVEETPELAAYYDELERFDTAALWTVANKIEPWEPKSASVPVLWRYADLRDHVLRSIELVAPEKAGRRVIYLNNPGRRDVAAACGWLYSGLQVMKPGEVASAHAHSASALRFIMEGSGAYTIVDGHKMTLGENDFVLTPNGTWHEHGVEASGSPCIWQDGLDIPLVNSLEANFYAVHPDLKQAVTYAVDDASLTWGAPGLQPAGSDWKKAYSPLLKYEWEPTYEALSKYAKATDGSPFDGVLMNYVNPQTGGPVMQTIGAAMQMLRPGEKTRAHRHTGCSIYQVAKGEGYSIIDGRRFDWKRHDIFCVPAWAFHEHGNASDTDDACLFNFNDLPVMQALGLYREEAFGENAGHQPVM; from the coding sequence ATGACCAAGCCTGTGAGGGAGAACTACCGGGAGGACGTGGCCGGCCGGGCCAATGTCGAGGAGACCCCGGAGCTTGCCGCCTATTATGACGAGCTCGAGCGCTTCGATACCGCGGCGTTGTGGACCGTCGCCAACAAGATCGAGCCCTGGGAGCCGAAGTCGGCGTCCGTGCCGGTGCTGTGGCGCTATGCCGACCTGCGCGACCACGTGTTGCGCTCGATCGAGCTGGTCGCCCCCGAAAAGGCCGGCCGCCGGGTGATCTACCTCAACAATCCCGGCCGCCGCGACGTCGCCGCCGCCTGCGGTTGGCTCTATTCCGGGCTCCAGGTGATGAAGCCGGGCGAGGTCGCCTCGGCGCATGCCCATTCGGCCTCGGCGCTGCGTTTCATCATGGAAGGCAGCGGCGCCTACACCATCGTCGACGGCCACAAGATGACGCTCGGCGAGAACGATTTCGTGCTGACGCCGAACGGCACCTGGCACGAGCATGGCGTCGAAGCCTCCGGCAGTCCCTGCATCTGGCAGGACGGCCTCGACATCCCCCTGGTCAATTCGCTGGAAGCGAATTTCTACGCCGTGCATCCCGACCTGAAACAGGCGGTGACTTATGCGGTGGACGACGCCTCGCTCACTTGGGGCGCGCCCGGATTGCAGCCGGCCGGTTCGGATTGGAAGAAGGCCTATTCGCCGCTGCTGAAATACGAGTGGGAGCCGACCTACGAGGCGCTGAGCAAATACGCCAAGGCGACCGACGGCTCGCCCTTCGACGGTGTGCTGATGAACTACGTCAATCCGCAGACCGGCGGGCCCGTCATGCAGACCATCGGCGCGGCGATGCAGATGCTGCGGCCCGGCGAGAAGACGCGCGCGCACCGCCACACGGGTTGCTCGATCTATCAAGTGGCCAAGGGCGAAGGCTATTCGATCATCGACGGCCGCCGCTTCGACTGGAAGCGCCACGACATCTTCTGCGTGCCGGCCTGGGCCTTCCACGAACACGGCAACGCCTCGGACACCGACGATGCCTGCCTGTTCAACTTCAACGACCTGCCGGTGATGCAGGCGCTCGGGCTCTACCGCGAGGAAGCCTTCGGTGAGAACGCCGGCCATCAGCCGGTGATGTGA
- a CDS encoding GatB/YqeY domain-containing protein, with the protein MLRDDINKALTEAMKAKNERAVSTLRMVNSTLKNADIEARTSGKPLDDAAVLSILQKMIKQRQESVELYKKGGRDDLVKQEEEEIAVISAYLPKQMSDAEMTAAIDAAIAETGAAGMKDMGKVIGILRGKYAGQMDFGKASGLVKAKLAG; encoded by the coding sequence GTGCTGCGCGACGACATTAACAAAGCCTTGACCGAGGCGATGAAGGCCAAGAACGAGCGCGCGGTCTCGACGCTGCGCATGGTCAACTCGACGCTCAAGAACGCCGACATCGAGGCCCGCACCTCGGGCAAGCCGCTCGATGATGCCGCCGTGCTGTCGATCCTGCAGAAGATGATCAAGCAGCGCCAGGAATCGGTCGAGCTTTACAAGAAGGGCGGCCGCGACGACCTCGTGAAGCAGGAGGAGGAGGAGATCGCCGTCATCTCCGCCTATCTGCCGAAGCAGATGTCGGACGCCGAGATGACCGCGGCGATCGACGCCGCCATCGCCGAGACCGGCGCCGCCGGCATGAAGGACATGGGCAAGGTGATCGGCATCCTGCGCGGCAAATACGCCGGCCAGATGGACTTCGGCAAAGCCTCGGGCCTGGTGAAGGCGAAGCTGGCGGGTTAG
- a CDS encoding class I SAM-dependent methyltransferase: protein MMDWISFYDFKHSVIYVNERHRDVHYRTIATDISKLVPSPDANVMDYGCGEATSANLVATASGHLTLVEAAPNVRAALKERYASNPKMSVMNPDEAAATPDHSVDMIVLHSVAQYLTGDELDAMMATFRRLLKPNGIFVLGDIVPPQMASVWAALSLLKFGAQNGFFWAAVGGLIRILVSDYFTLKKTHGLSHYTEAEALAKLKAAGFEPKRAAHNIGHNQHRMTFLARPA, encoded by the coding sequence GTGATGGACTGGATCAGCTTCTACGACTTCAAGCATTCCGTGATCTACGTGAATGAGCGTCACCGCGACGTTCATTACCGCACCATCGCGACCGACATCAGCAAGCTGGTGCCCTCGCCCGACGCCAACGTCATGGATTACGGCTGCGGCGAGGCGACGTCCGCCAATCTGGTCGCCACCGCAAGCGGGCACCTGACCTTGGTCGAGGCCGCGCCCAACGTGCGCGCCGCGCTGAAAGAGCGCTACGCGTCCAATCCGAAAATGTCAGTGATGAACCCGGACGAGGCGGCGGCGACGCCCGATCACTCCGTCGACATGATCGTGCTGCACTCGGTTGCGCAGTATCTCACCGGCGACGAACTCGACGCCATGATGGCGACCTTCCGTCGCCTGTTGAAGCCGAACGGCATCTTCGTGCTCGGCGACATCGTGCCGCCGCAGATGGCCTCGGTGTGGGCCGCGCTGTCCCTTCTGAAGTTCGGCGCGCAGAACGGCTTCTTCTGGGCCGCGGTCGGCGGTCTGATCCGCATTCTGGTGTCGGACTACTTCACGCTGAAAAAGACGCACGGCCTGTCGCATTACACCGAGGCCGAGGCGCTGGCGAAGCTGAAGGCCGCCGGCTTCGAACCGAAGCGCGCCGCGCACAATATCGGCCACAACCAGCATCGCATGACGTTCCTGGCGCGGCCGGCGTGA
- the carA gene encoding glutamine-hydrolyzing carbamoyl-phosphate synthase small subunit → MTQTQTNSAAGWAEPKPTALLVLADGTVLEGFGLGATGTAVGEVCFNTAMTGYEEILTDPSYAGQIITFTFPHIGNVGTNEEDIESLNMAARPGACGAILHTGITQPSNYRATRHLNEWLKARDIIGLSGIDTRALTALIREKGMPNAVIAHDPAGKFDLPALKKQAREWPGLVGMDLVPQVTSGQRFTWDETEWAWDKGYGRQTSPEFHVVAVDYGIKRNILRLLASAGCKVTVVPATTSADDIMALKPDGVFLSNGPGDPAETGKYAVPVIQQVVNSGTPTFGICLGHQMLGIALGGKTVKMHQGHHGANHPVKDVTTGKVEITSMNHGFALDKDTLPASVEQTHFSLFDGSNAGIALKDKPVFSVQYHPEASPGPRDSHYLFTRFVELMREKKKAKV, encoded by the coding sequence ATGACCCAGACACAGACGAATTCAGCCGCAGGTTGGGCGGAGCCCAAACCCACGGCCCTGTTGGTGCTGGCCGATGGAACCGTTCTGGAGGGTTTCGGGCTCGGCGCCACCGGCACGGCGGTCGGCGAGGTGTGCTTCAACACCGCCATGACCGGCTACGAGGAGATTCTGACCGACCCCTCCTATGCCGGTCAGATCATCACCTTCACGTTCCCGCACATCGGCAATGTCGGCACCAACGAAGAGGACATTGAGAGCCTCAACATGGCGGCCCGCCCGGGCGCCTGCGGCGCGATCCTCCACACCGGCATCACCCAGCCGTCGAACTACCGCGCCACCCGCCACCTCAACGAGTGGCTGAAGGCCCGCGACATCATCGGCCTCTCCGGCATCGACACGCGCGCGCTCACCGCGCTGATCCGCGAGAAGGGCATGCCCAACGCCGTGATCGCGCACGATCCGGCCGGCAAGTTCGACCTGCCGGCGCTGAAGAAGCAAGCGCGCGAGTGGCCGGGCCTCGTCGGCATGGATCTGGTGCCGCAGGTGACCAGCGGTCAGCGCTTCACCTGGGACGAGACCGAGTGGGCCTGGGACAAGGGCTATGGCCGGCAAACGAGCCCGGAATTCCACGTCGTCGCCGTCGACTACGGCATCAAGCGCAACATCCTGCGCCTGCTCGCCTCGGCCGGCTGCAAGGTGACGGTGGTGCCGGCGACGACCTCGGCCGACGACATCATGGCGCTCAAGCCCGATGGCGTGTTCCTGTCGAACGGCCCGGGCGATCCGGCCGAGACCGGCAAATACGCCGTGCCGGTGATCCAGCAGGTGGTGAACTCAGGCACGCCGACCTTCGGCATCTGCCTCGGCCATCAGATGCTTGGCATCGCGCTTGGCGGCAAGACCGTGAAGATGCATCAGGGCCATCACGGCGCCAATCATCCGGTGAAGGACGTCACGACCGGCAAGGTCGAGATCACCTCGATGAACCACGGCTTCGCGCTCGACAAGGACACGCTGCCGGCGAGCGTCGAGCAGACGCACTTCTCGCTGTTCGACGGCTCCAATGCCGGCATCGCTCTCAAGGACAAGCCGGTGTTCTCGGTGCAGTATCACCCGGAAGCCTCGCCCGGCCCGCGCGACAGTCATTACCTGTTCACGCGCTTCGTCGAGCTGATGCGCGAGAAGAAGAAGGCGAAGGTTTAG